GACGGGGTTCGGCGCGAGTTGGTCGAAGTAGCTGGTGATTTCGCCGGGTAGTAGGTAGCGGCTGATGTTGATGTAGCAGACGGGCTTCTGCCAGTCCTGGGGTTTCTCGATCATGCCGGTGAGGATGTGCGTGTCGGCGTCGTGGTTGCGGGTGGACAGGACGCCGTATCGGTGGGCTTGGCTGCCGTCGACGGTGGCTGCGGCGAGTGCGGCTGGTGTGCCGGCCTGCTGGCGGCGGGCAACGAGATCGGCGAGGTCGCTGCCGCCGTCGTGCCGCAGGAGAAGGTCGTCGCCGGTCAGGAGCAGGAAGTCGTCGTCGCCGATGAAGTCTCGGGCGATCATCGCGGGTACGGCGGTGCCGTATCGGTCATCGCGGGGCTGCTCGATGAAGGCGAAGTCGGCGAGGTCTTGGAGGTGGGCTGCGGGCGTCCACTTGTCGTCCCAGCCGCGTTGGTGGAAGTACGCCTCGGTGTCGGGATCGGCGGTGAAGTAGTGGCGTACCTGCGAACCGGCTTGGCCGGGCGCGGTGACGATGGCG
This DNA window, taken from Micromonospora sp. FIMYZ51, encodes the following:
- a CDS encoding sugar phosphate nucleotidyltransferase, yielding MRTLAIYAARNREGEDQPVVTKAIIAVAGFGSRMLPVAKTINKCMLPILNKPVVQYAVEDCVRANISQIAIVTAPGQAGSQVRHYFTADPDTEAYFHQRGWDDKWTPAAHLQDLADFAFIEQPRDDRYGTAVPAMIARDFIGDDDFLLLTGDDLLLRHDGGSDLADLVARRQQAGTPAALAAATVDGSQAHRYGVLSTRNHDADTHILTGMIEKPQDWQKPVCYINISRYLLPGEITSYFDQLAPNPVNGEYQTTDAIEAYATEHEVLVSPTTGSYYDCGNVTGWLAANNAAAKL